From the genome of Tolypothrix sp. NIES-4075:
TAATGCAAATACCTGGTATTGGTCCTGCCAAGGCGACTACCATTTTAGCAGCAGTTGAACTAGGTAAACGAGCTTTTCAATCTCGCCCTTTAGACCGTACACCAATTGATAGTCCAGTTGCGGCAGCGGCAGCTTTGAGTCAAGATTTAATGTGGCAAACTCAAGAACGCTTTGCAGTACTTTTGTTAGATGTGAAGAATTGTTTGCTGGGAACGCAAGTTATTACCATCGGTACCGCCACAGAAACTTTAGCACCTCCCCGCGAGATTTTTCGCGAAGTTATTCGTCATGGGGCAACGCGGGTGATCGTAGCACATAATCATCCTTCTGGTAATGTTGAACCCAGTCAGGCAGATATCGACTTGACGCGCCAATTATTAGCCGGAGCGCAGTTTTTAGGCATTCCCTTGTTAGATCATCTCATATTAGGCGATGGCAATCACCAAAGTCTGCGAGAAATTACAGCTTTGTGGGACGACTATCCGCAGGGCGATTGAGAAAGAGGCACTCTTAGCAGCGAGCAGGGAGCTTTCTTGAGAGGAATTTTTCCCCCATGCCCACGAACCCCTTCCCCTCTGCTTCTTAGTTGAGATGCGATCGCCCAAGATATAGTCGATAGGTTCAGATGGGAGTGACTTTTTCAAGAAGTCGGGAATCTTGTGAGCTACAGATTCTTGTACATACATAAAATATTATGCTTTTATCGTTTATTTTTGCATATGTAATCAATCGTTACTATTTTTATCCTTAAAGTGTATAAGTTGATTTGATTTATATCTATATCTGTATCAGAATGCATTTAGTTACCTTTGTGGAATCTCCCCAAAAGACAAACGGAGTGGAAAACAATTATGCGTTGCCCTTCCGGTACGAGTGTAGGCACAATACCCTGCGGGAAGCCTTCGGCTACATGAATTGTCCCTACGACGCAGGACACTCCTATGTCTAAAGAATACAGTTCCTCACAAAATGCAAAAAACTGCACGCAAACTTAACATCTCAAAGGAGAAAAAACATGTCTAAGAATACGAATGATTTGCCGATCAATGATTTAGACAAAGCAGGATTATCTAGCAATGAAAAGAAATCCTTGCCTCCAAGTTTCCAAAATCCCTTTTCCGTCGCATGGTCGAAGTTGGTTGATTTGATTGATGCTACCCTAGCCAGCAAGCCAGAAACATCAGAAAATTCTCAACAAGAGCAACACGAACCAGATCCGATTAGAATGCACCAGTTCTATTCTCGCTTCACAGATCGGGTTGATCCTTCGCTCTACTACACCATATTCTCTCCCTACGACAGGTTTTAAAACCAACTAGGGCAAGGGGAAGCTTTCTTCACTACCGTAGCTTCCCCTGTTAAAAGTTGCTATTTGCGCTCTAAATATGTTAAAATAATGAATCTTGCTTGGGCGATTAGCACAGGGGTAGCGCACATCCTTCACACGGATGGGGTCACTGGTTCAAATCCAGTATCGCCCATTTTATTTGTCGTCATTAAGGCACAAAGAGCGTGTCGCCTAAGAATTATGCTCTTCAAGCCTCGCTGTGGTAAAAAATAGGCGATCGCGCTTTGGCTAAAACTTATTAAAGATGCAAAATTATATCCTTTGCAAGCTAGAACGACATTAATTTGGCATCTCGACAAATAATTCGTTAACCGATATTTATTGTCGAATAACTCGCACCCAAATCAATTATGCTTTTGGCAGATGGCTGACGGACGTTGAGGCTTTCTGTAAAAACATCTTCATGATACTTCCACATATTCACATAAAGTTGTTGGTTCCGGAATAGGTAAATTATCCTCACGCAAACGTTGTAAATGAAAAGCGTTCACGAAGTGACTCCCAAAGAGTATCGCTTGTTGTATTTGTTGCTGTGTTTCTACAATAGTTGCACCTGTTGCCACACATCCCGGCAAATCCGGAACGTAAGCTGAATAATTACTCTTAGCTTTTTCAATCAAACTGCGTAAAGCATTAGTCTTCTTCCTTTAGCATTAAAAAAGAGCGAATAACTGTTTCGCTCTTTTTCACTTTTCAGTTTTGCTTACTACTCCAAGCCTAAATATCTTCAATTTCAAGTTGAGCCATCGTTACCGCATCAAAAGCAAAAGCCAAAACTAATGGCATTGGACATTTTAACAAATAGCTAGAAACTACAGCAGCGATTGTTGTCACTACTGCTGATATCGACAACCATCTTTCCTCGCAGGTTAATCCCTTTTGAGCTTTAATCACGTTTAAAACTTTCGGAGGAATTGGTTCGGGCATTACTGCCATTGGTGGAAAAGCCCAGTAGTTGTTACGACGCTCAACAAATAAATCTGTCCAGCCATTTTCTTGGCACCATTCTTCGATCCATTCAATTGAGTAATGTTTCATAATCAAAGTTGGGAATTTGGACGAGTGGAAATTTCTGTAGAAGTTAAATATTAGTTACTTGATTTCTGCTCTGCCCACTAATCGCCCTGTCAATGAACGATTGTTATTAATGGTTAAGCAATGTTTAAGCATGTGAAACATTTCTTATATAACGTTCAAATCATGCTTTTCATAATTACAAGACTAACAGTAACTCATCGCCTCTTGGCGTTAAAAGATAATAAACTTTACTCAAACAGCTAAATATGAACAAATGTAAATAAAATAGTGAGTAGTTGCTTTAAATTTGCCAGAAGATATTACACAATAAAATCTTCACGAAGAAAGAAAAAAGCTGTGTTAAACCTTGCGCTTCTCTAATTGTGCAGCAAATGAACAATATTTATGAAGATTATCATCGGTATTTGGTAATAACTTTTTTATTCAAAGCGTGCGATCGCACAACATAATCGCCGCTATCAACTTAACAAACTGTTACATATCGCGTTTGACAGCTTGCCTTAGCTGAAAGTTAAGGTAGAAAAGTCTATTGATTGCGGTAAACTTAACTTGAACCGTCGCGGATAACGCGATTGAACACACTTTAGCAGCAACCGAATATGTTTTGGCGGCAATTGGCGTTAATTATCTTAATGATTGTATTTTGCTTTGGCTGGACAACACCAGCGATCGCAGACTGGACTCATCCATTGTCATTTAGCAATGCACAATTGACAAAACGGGATTTTTCTGGGCAAAGTTTGCAAGCGGCTGAATTTTCTAACGCCAATATGGAACTAACTAACTTTGCTAATGCTGACTTGCGAGGGGCAGTCATGAGTGCAAGCACGATGACACAAGCGAATCTGCATCAAGCAGATTTAAGCAATGCACTCGTGGATCAGGTAAACTTAACAGGAGCTGATTTGAGCGATGCCAACTTCACAGAAGCTCTTTTGCTTGGCGCTGTCTTTACTAATGTAAATATTAAAGGTGCAGATTTCAGCGATGCGATTTTGGATAAAGTGCAAATCAAAGAACTGTGTGCAAAAGCCAGCGGTGTAAATTCTCAAACTGGCGTAGAAACTCGTGATTCTTTAGGATGTCAACTTTGAAGCGTGTTGGTGTAATTGGTGGTGGACAACTCGCCTGGATGATGGGAGATGCCGCACAAAAGCTAGGATTAGAATTGGTGGTGCAAACTCCTAACAAAGAAGATCCGGCTTTCGCGATCGCATCTGATACAGTTTTAGCCAAAATTGATGATGCCACAGCTACGGCTGTTTTAGCTAGCAAATCCGATATCATCACCTTTGAAAACGAATTTGTTGACTTAGACGCTTTATCCATCCTCGCAGATCAAGGCGTTTGCTTCCGTCCCTCTTTAAAAGCTTTAACTCCCCTTTTAGATAAATATCATCAACGCTGCTATTTACGCGATTTGGGTTTACCCGTTCCTCAATTTTTCGCCGTCGAGCCTCAAGACAACGAAAAAATCGCATCTTTTGGTTTTCCCTTAGTTCTCAAATCCCGACGCCACGGTTATGACGGTCAAGGTACTTTCATCATCAAGGACTTTGCGACATTACAACCCAAGTTAGATTATAATATCACGGAAAATGCTTTTTTGATAGAAGAATTTATTCCTTTTCAACGAGAGCTAGCGATAATTGCGGCGCGTTCAGTTGATGGCGAGGTTGTAACCTATCCAGTGGTGGAAACTCAGCAAGAAGAACAAGTATGTCGTCGGGTAATTGCGTCGGCACAGATTACCCCTCAACAAACAGCAGAAATAGAAGCGATCGCTCACACTATATTAAATAGCCTGCAAGTAGTAGGCGTTTTTGGGATTGAGCTATTTCTCACCGCAGATGGAAAAGTGTTGGTAAATGAAATTGCCCCAAGAACGCACAATTCCGGGCATTTTTCCCTTGATGCTTGCGAAACCTCGCAATTTGAGCAGCATTTGAGAGCGGTGTGTGGTTTTCCTTTGGGTAATCCCGCTTTGCGCTGTGCTGGTGCTGTGATGGTTAACCTTTTGGGATATGAAAATTCTCAAAGCGATTACCAAAAAAAGCGATCGCTATTAAAGCAGATTCCCCGAGCTTACCTGCATTGGTATGGTAAAACAGAATCGCGTTTAGGGCGCAAATTGGGACACGTCACCGTTTTGCTCGATAATCAAAATCAGGCAATGGATGTCGCCCGCAGCATAGAATCTATCTGGTATCCGAATACCCCCACACCTATAACACCCATAAACTAGAAGCCTAAAGCTTATTTTCTACATAAGACACACAATATCTTTTTGATAGCTATAATGGGTGAAGTTGCACTACGACGTTGGTGACTGCCATCAAGTTTTTTGATCTATGCCTTTAAAGAAAAGGGAGTCAACTGTTCTCGTGGCAGTAAACCGAGCAACGACTCGGAAACTTTAAACGAGGAATTAGGTTCCCACCTGGATAAACCCAGGTCATAAACTTAGGTAAAACGGCGTCGCGGTGAACTTAAAATTTTAGCTCCCACAGTCTTTGCTGACCGTGGGAGCTTTTAACTATATAAAGTCGTCGTCACGATTGAATTTACGTAGGGGGCAATTCATGAATTGCCCCTACAATACTTTAGTTTTATATATAAATCATTTATCACTGAGTTAATTAAAAATTATATAAAAAGAAAGCAGAACAAGTTATTCCAAGCATTTGAGGTGTATTCAGGATGCAAATTACCTATATATAGAAGTTCGGAAATCTTAGCTTTATCTTTTGTCAGGAAATCTGTATAAATTGATTCTAATTTAGATATCAATAAAAGATAAGATAGTCAAAACTGCGTTAAATTTTGGTGAAAGCAGCAAAAATTGTCACAACAGCTAATTAATACGGTGTTTCCAGCCTCAGTTTTTCAACTAGACAATGGTGTAACCTTTATTCATCAGGAAATTGCTACCACCCCTGTAGTAGTGGCTGATGTTTGGGTGCGTGCTGGTGCAACAAGAGAGCCAAATCCGTGGTTCGGCATGGCGCACTTTTTAGAACATATGATTTTTAAAGGTACAGCGACGCTACCCCCCGGAGTATTTGACCAAAATATTGAAAATAGAGGTGGCGTGACTAATGCCGCTACCAGTTATGATTACGCTCATTACACTCTCACCACAGCTGCCACATATCTAGAAGATACTTTGCCTCATTTAGGGGAACTGTTGCTGAATGCTGCAATTCCCGAAGAAGAATTTGAGCGAGAACGGGATGTAGTATTAGAGGAAATTCGTCAAGCGCAAGACGATCCCGATTGGCTGGGATTTCAATCTTTGATTCAAAGCGTGTACCAGCAGCACCCCTACGGACGTTCGGTGCTGGGTACTGAGCAAGAATTGATGCAGCAATCAGCAGAAGCAATGCGCTGTTTTCATCGCGCTCACTATCAACCAGAAAATATGACAGTAGTGGTAGTGGGGGGAATTGGAGAAAAACCAGCTTTAGAATTAGTAAATCGCACCTTTGAAAATTTTGGCGATCGCACTGATTGCCCGCAGTTTGAATTGAATGCCGAACCAGCAATTACTGGTATTCGTCGTCAAGAACTACATTTACCACGCTTAGAGCAAGCGCGGTTAACAATGGCATGGACAGCACCAGGAGTCGAAAAACTCCGCAGCGCTTACGGTTTAGATTTATTATCAGTACTGCTAGCAGAAGGAAGAACTTCGCGCTTAGTTCGCGAATTGCGAGAAGAACTGCAATTAGTGCAGGGAATTTGCGCTAATTTGTCTCTGCAACGAGAATCGAGTTTATTTACAATTAACGCTTGGTTAGAGCCAGAAGAACTAGAAAAAGTTGAAGCTTTAATTTGCGCTCACTTAGAAGATTTGCAGAATGTGGAAATTAGCGATGCTGAACTGGCACGTACCCGCAGACTGCTATGTAATGAATATGCCTTTTCTACGGAAACGCCAAATCAACTCACCGGGCTTTATGGCTACTATAATACCATCGCCCAAGCTGAATTGTCCGTTACCTATCCCCAGCAGATTCAGTCATTTGATGCCCAAGAACTGCAACAATTAGCTAAAGATTATCTTTCACCACATAATTATGCAGTTACGGTACTCAAACCTTGTTAGTCAGAAGTTAGGAGTAACTCCTAACTCCTAACTCCTCATTCCTAACTCCTCATTCCTAACTTTTGACTAATGACTCAAACTCTAAAATCTTCTATTTCTCACGCGCCGATCGCTCGCACTGTGTTGAGCAATGGTATCGTATTATTGGTAGCAGAAAATCCCGCAGCTGATATCATTGCAGCGCGGATTTTTATTCGTGCTGGTAGTTGTAACGAACACCCACAGCAGTCAGGGTTAGCGCATTTGCTATCTACAGTGCTGACAAAAGGATGCGATGGACTTTCTAGCTTGCAAATCGCCGAACATGTAGAATCTATGGGGGCAGGTTTGAGTGCAGATAGTGCCGCCGATTATTTTTTGGTGTCATTGAAGACTGTTACCGCAGATTTTGCGGATATTTTGGGTTTGGCGGGGCGAATTATGCGATCGCCTACTTTTCCCGAAGTTGAAGTAGAATTAGAACGGCGTCTAGCTTTACAAGATATTCGCTCTCAAAAAGAGCAACCATTTACCATCGCCTTTGACCAACTGCGCCAGGTAATGTATCAAAATCATCCCTATGCAATGTCGGTGCTAGGAGATGAAACAACTATGGGCAGTTTGACTCGTGCCGATTTAGTCAAGTATCATCAGACATATTTTCGTCCAGATAATCTGGTAATTAGTATTGCCGGTCGAGTCACACTAAAAGATGCAGTTAATTTAGTAGAAAAAATATTTGGAGATTGGCAAGCTCCACCCGAACCACTGCCCATAGTACATTTTCCCCATATAAAGGTAGAACCACAGCAAAGACTCAAAGCGCAACAAACACAGCAATCAGTCATTATGCTGGGTTATCTCGGACCATCAGTGCGGACTGCGGATTATGCTCCATTGAAGTTGTTATCTACCTACCTAGGAAATGGGCTTTCTAGTCGCTTGTTTGTCGAATTGCGCGAAAAGCGGGGTTTAGCTTACGAAGTGTCCGCATTTTATCCTACAAGGCTGCATCCCGCCTCATTTGTAGTTTACATGGGAACCGCGCCGGAAAATACCAGCATCGCTTTAACCGGACTGCGAACAGAAGTAGATTTACTCTCTAGCAACCAATTAGAAGAAAGCGCACTTCAAGCCGCGAAAAATAAGATACTGGGGCAGTATGCTTTAGGTAAACAAACTAACGCTCAAATTGCTCAAGTATATGGCTGGTATGAAATTTTAGGGTTAGGAATTGATTTTGACTTATTGTTTCAAGAGTTAATTGCCGATGTGAGTGTTAAAGATGCGATCAAAGCAGCTAATCAATATTTACGGGAACCTTATTTATCCTTAGTCGGTCAACAGGAAGCTATTAATAGTGCAATAAACTAGCTTTTTTATAAAGCCAAGCCGCTGTATTATTAGCATCAGAATCAACCGGGGGTAAATTCAATGAAAGGCAGCCAAATAGTAAGTAGATCTAACTGCTTACAAACATCAATAGCATCTCGTTTTTTTTCTGCCAGCAAGTTTTATTTGTTACCTCTCTGCTTTGCTACACCTGTGCTAATTGGTTCAAGCGTAGTATCATTTGCAGCACCACCAGAAATTGCCCAAGTAGTTGTTGGAGGCAACGTCAATCGTCCTACCCTGAAACTTGGTAGTCAAGGAGAGCGAGTTTCCGAATTACAGGGAGCGTTGAAACTTTTGGGCTATTACACAGGTGCAGTTGATGGAAACTTTAACCAAACGACGGCAACCGCTGTTTCTCAGTTTAAACAAGCAGCGGGTTTGGCTCCAGATGGCATTGTTGATGCCAACACTTGGGCTAGACTTTTCCCAGGTGAAGGAACGGTAGCTTCTTCCCCTGCTTCACCTAACCCCGCATCCAAGTTTCCCACTCCTGAGCCGAAACCGTCTAGCCCAACGACAACAAGCACCTCACAAACAACCGTCAGACAATCATCACCAGGCAGTAATACTTCAACTACTCGTTCTGAACAAACTTTGCGTACTACCTCAACCGATGGTGCTGGACAAACTTCTAGTTCTGAGCAAACAGTTCGTACTACTTCCACCACTGGTTCTAGGGAAACTGTTCGCACTCCTCGAACTCCTCGAAGTCAAACTAGCAGTTCTGCGGAAACTGTTCGCACTCCTCGAACTCCTCGAAACCAAACTGCTAGTTCTGGTGAAACTGTTCGCACTCGTCAAACAAGCAGTTCTAAACAAACTCCTCGCACTCGTCAAACTGCTAGTTCTAGTGAAACTGTTCGCACTCGTCAAACTAGTAGTTCTGGACAAACTACTCGGCAAACTCCTGCTATTCAGTACACCGCAGGGGGAATGCCGATTTTGCGGATAGGAATGCGTGGTCCTGAAGTTGTTAAACTGCAAGAAAGACTGAAAAGACTTGGTTTTTTGGATGGTGATGTAGATGGAGATTTTGGCGCATCTACTGAAGCTGCGGTGAAAGCTGCACAACAACGCTATGGTTTAGAGCCTGATGGTATAGCTGGTGGTGCTACTTGGGACGTTCTCACACGGCGTCGCAGTCAACCGCGTTAGATTACCTCTTGGGATTGATGTAGGTAAAAAGAGAATTTTACATAAGCATTATTTATCAACTGTAATGAGTCGATTTTCGTATCCCCTGAAGTTTTCAGTACGAGAAAATCGACTTATTATTTAATTAATTCGCTGTAGTGAGGACTTTAGTCCTCATCTTATAAGATAAGGACTGAAGTCCTTACTACGAAAATGTAAAAAACTTATGCGACACTTTTTGTTAACTTGGTTAGGGACAGCGATCGCCTTACTGATTACGGCTCATTTCGTTCCTGGCTTTATCGTCAAGACTTTTGTCACAGCGCTTGTGGCTGCCGTTATTCTAGGGCTAGTTAATGCGATCGTTAGACCGATTTTAAGTCTTTTGACCTTGCCAATTAATCTAATTACTTTTGGGTTGTTTACATTTGTCATCAACGCCTTTACACTTTGGCTAGCAAGCGTCCTCACTCCTGGTTATGGTTTTGAGATTCGCGGCATTTTGCCTGCTTTGTTGGGTTCAATTGTGCTGGCGATCGTTTCTACCATAATTAATTACTTACTCAGAGTAATTGACTAGATAAAGGTAAAAAAAGATATTTTTTTATAAGATGACTGTTTTTTGATAAAACATATCATGTCCGTAACCATAACACCCAGATCCCCGACAACTTATGCGGATACCGCTGGCGAATTGGGGATCTTATCACTACGGGTGAAGACCCCTTGACTATAAAAACCCTTAATAACCCAAGTTGCTAGTTATAGATTTAGGCGATCGCAAATTACCACTTAAGGAATAAATCCCCTCCAAGGATAAAAAATGAGGGGAAGATGCGTTTAAGAAGCAATTGCTATCTATGCGCTTCCCCTAATTCCTAATTCCAAACTCCAAACTCCAAACTCCAAATTCTTAACTTTTAACTCCTAACTCCTTCTATCGCTGCCACTACACCAAACACGATAAATAAGCATCCGCCAATTAGGGTAAGTTGGCGTTCGGAAATTCGTCCAGCGATGAGTCGTCCACAACTTACGGCAATGACTGCACAAATAGAATGTCCTAATATGGCACCGAGGGTTACACCAAAAGCGTTCTTGCTAGCGGCTAGAGCAATGGTGGCAAATTGTGTGCGATCGCCCCATTCTGCCATAAATGTTAATACAAAGGCTTCTAATATAATTGACAGTGGCGTTTTTTTCTTGGGCTGTTGTTTTTCTGCCTGTTCTACCGCTTCTTTTGCCTCTTCTAGTACTTCTGCATCACAACTCAAAGCCGACATCCGACTCGCGTCATACAACAGCTTCATACCAAAGCCGATAAATAAAACAATTTCTGCGTAATGAATATAAAGCTTTGGCAAGAAAGATACCGCTTGTCCCGCTACCACAGAAATTATTGTCATCGCAGCTAAAGCCGCGATCGCACCGATTAATACTAAGCGTCGCGAGTGACGCATAGCTAAAATTGCGGCGATAAAAAAGGTTTTATCTCCTAACTCGGAAACTGTGATTAATAATAAACCTGCGGTAAAAGCTGTTAACACTCTCTCAAGCTCCTAAGGATTTTTTTCCTGTGTGAAGCTTAATGAGAGTTGCGAAACTTCACTAAGCTTCACACTTTTTTGTGTGAACTCAGTGAAGGTCTCGCTATCAAATATCTAAATACTTGCCATCTGAACCAGGTTTATCACCAGTATGTTGATTCAAATGTACTGGCTTTCGATTCTTTTGCCAGCAGCTACTCCCCTTCTAGGTGAATGTAATTATACATCTATCCCAGGTACGAGTCAAGCAAGTAGGAATCAAGCAGTTTTGTATAAGGTTGAATTGAGCTGCGTGGTGTTTACTCAGGTAAAAATTCATCATCTATTACTTCTGCTAGCTCGTATGGACACATCACAGGAGTTGTAAAGGAAAGCTTTCACCTAATTTTGTTCAAAATTAGGTATTTATAGGGTGCGTTATCTTTTCAAAAATCAAATAATAATCCTATAGATTTAAGTTATAAATTATTAAAAATCTACTAAAAATTCAATTAATGCAAGATATCAGAAAAGGTTTAAAGATTCTTATTAAAGGAGTTTTAGCTGTTTTTATGGGCAGTCTTATAGGTATCCTTGTAGGATTGGTCTTCTTTACAACAATGTTAATAGTAATATTCCCTTTTGCCCTTTTTATAAAAGTGGTATTATCTGATAAGTACAATTTTAGTCTTTCAAATTTGTACAGTGGAATCTCAGTTATTTCTATATTTTTAGGTCAAATTATAGGTTTATTTACTTGTATGTATCTAGAATTCAAAGTTAATAAATAACATAATCTATAAATTTTTTTCGCAGAAATAATTGTTAAATTGAGAATAAGCCAATACTTCACAATCAAGGTGTACGGCATTGGCTCCAG
Proteins encoded in this window:
- a CDS encoding M16 family metallopeptidase; translated protein: MFPASVFQLDNGVTFIHQEIATTPVVVADVWVRAGATREPNPWFGMAHFLEHMIFKGTATLPPGVFDQNIENRGGVTNAATSYDYAHYTLTTAATYLEDTLPHLGELLLNAAIPEEEFERERDVVLEEIRQAQDDPDWLGFQSLIQSVYQQHPYGRSVLGTEQELMQQSAEAMRCFHRAHYQPENMTVVVVGGIGEKPALELVNRTFENFGDRTDCPQFELNAEPAITGIRRQELHLPRLEQARLTMAWTAPGVEKLRSAYGLDLLSVLLAEGRTSRLVRELREELQLVQGICANLSLQRESSLFTINAWLEPEELEKVEALICAHLEDLQNVEISDAELARTRRLLCNEYAFSTETPNQLTGLYGYYNTIAQAELSVTYPQQIQSFDAQELQQLAKDYLSPHNYAVTVLKPC
- a CDS encoding 5-(carboxyamino)imidazole ribonucleotide synthase, whose protein sequence is MKRVGVIGGGQLAWMMGDAAQKLGLELVVQTPNKEDPAFAIASDTVLAKIDDATATAVLASKSDIITFENEFVDLDALSILADQGVCFRPSLKALTPLLDKYHQRCYLRDLGLPVPQFFAVEPQDNEKIASFGFPLVLKSRRHGYDGQGTFIIKDFATLQPKLDYNITENAFLIEEFIPFQRELAIIAARSVDGEVVTYPVVETQQEEQVCRRVIASAQITPQQTAEIEAIAHTILNSLQVVGVFGIELFLTADGKVLVNEIAPRTHNSGHFSLDACETSQFEQHLRAVCGFPLGNPALRCAGAVMVNLLGYENSQSDYQKKRSLLKQIPRAYLHWYGKTESRLGRKLGHVTVLLDNQNQAMDVARSIESIWYPNTPTPITPIN
- a CDS encoding pentapeptide repeat-containing protein, coding for MFWRQLALIILMIVFCFGWTTPAIADWTHPLSFSNAQLTKRDFSGQSLQAAEFSNANMELTNFANADLRGAVMSASTMTQANLHQADLSNALVDQVNLTGADLSDANFTEALLLGAVFTNVNIKGADFSDAILDKVQIKELCAKASGVNSQTGVETRDSLGCQL
- the radC gene encoding RadC family protein, translated to MTYCLRVADIPTSERPRERLMTHGAKILATAELIAILLGTGQGAGKLSAIGLGQYILHELAKCDRDPLAVLREVTPAELMQIPGIGPAKATTILAAVELGKRAFQSRPLDRTPIDSPVAAAAALSQDLMWQTQERFAVLLLDVKNCLLGTQVITIGTATETLAPPREIFREVIRHGATRVIVAHNHPSGNVEPSQADIDLTRQLLAGAQFLGIPLLDHLILGDGNHQSLREITALWDDYPQGD
- a CDS encoding phage holin family protein yields the protein MRHFLLTWLGTAIALLITAHFVPGFIVKTFVTALVAAVILGLVNAIVRPILSLLTLPINLITFGLFTFVINAFTLWLASVLTPGYGFEIRGILPALLGSIVLAIVSTIINYLLRVID
- a CDS encoding peptidoglycan-binding protein, with translation MKGSQIVSRSNCLQTSIASRFFSASKFYLLPLCFATPVLIGSSVVSFAAPPEIAQVVVGGNVNRPTLKLGSQGERVSELQGALKLLGYYTGAVDGNFNQTTATAVSQFKQAAGLAPDGIVDANTWARLFPGEGTVASSPASPNPASKFPTPEPKPSSPTTTSTSQTTVRQSSPGSNTSTTRSEQTLRTTSTDGAGQTSSSEQTVRTTSTTGSRETVRTPRTPRSQTSSSAETVRTPRTPRNQTASSGETVRTRQTSSSKQTPRTRQTASSSETVRTRQTSSSGQTTRQTPAIQYTAGGMPILRIGMRGPEVVKLQERLKRLGFLDGDVDGDFGASTEAAVKAAQQRYGLEPDGIAGGATWDVLTRRRSQPR
- a CDS encoding M16 family metallopeptidase, whose product is MTQTLKSSISHAPIARTVLSNGIVLLVAENPAADIIAARIFIRAGSCNEHPQQSGLAHLLSTVLTKGCDGLSSLQIAEHVESMGAGLSADSAADYFLVSLKTVTADFADILGLAGRIMRSPTFPEVEVELERRLALQDIRSQKEQPFTIAFDQLRQVMYQNHPYAMSVLGDETTMGSLTRADLVKYHQTYFRPDNLVISIAGRVTLKDAVNLVEKIFGDWQAPPEPLPIVHFPHIKVEPQQRLKAQQTQQSVIMLGYLGPSVRTADYAPLKLLSTYLGNGLSSRLFVELREKRGLAYEVSAFYPTRLHPASFVVYMGTAPENTSIALTGLRTEVDLLSSNQLEESALQAAKNKILGQYALGKQTNAQIAQVYGWYEILGLGIDFDLLFQELIADVSVKDAIKAANQYLREPYLSLVGQQEAINSAIN
- a CDS encoding TMEM165/GDT1 family protein, translating into MLTAFTAGLLLITVSELGDKTFFIAAILAMRHSRRLVLIGAIAALAAMTIISVVAGQAVSFLPKLYIHYAEIVLFIGFGMKLLYDASRMSALSCDAEVLEEAKEAVEQAEKQQPKKKTPLSIILEAFVLTFMAEWGDRTQFATIALAASKNAFGVTLGAILGHSICAVIAVSCGRLIAGRISERQLTLIGGCLFIVFGVVAAIEGVRS
- a CDS encoding type II toxin-antitoxin system HicB family antitoxin — its product is MIEKAKSNYSAYVPDLPGCVATGATIVETQQQIQQAILFGSHFVNAFHLQRLREDNLPIPEPTTLCEYVEVS